TTCTCACGCATCGTGACGAACTCCTCTGCCGCGGTCGGATGGATTCCAATCGTTGCGTCGAACTGCGCCTTGGTCGCGCCGCATTGCAGCGCAACGGCAAAGCCCTGGATTATCTCGCCCGCGTCAGTACCCATCATGTGACAGCCGACGACACGATCAGTCTTGCGATCGACGATCAGCTTCATGAAGGTACGCTCGTCGCGGCCGCTGAGCGTGTGTTTCAGGGGACGGAAGTTCGATTTGTAGATATCGATTTCGCCGAAACGCTGACGCGCCTCCACCTCGGTCAGACCGACTGTTCCGATCGTCGGCTGGCTGAAGACCGCCGACGGCACGTTGTCGTAATCGACGCTCATCGCGTGCTTGCCGAAGAGCGTCTCCGCCACCGCACGCCCTTCGGCGATCGCGACCGGCGTCAGGTTCTTGCGATTCGTCACGTCGCCGATCGCGTAGATATTCTCGGCCGATGTACGCGAATAGCGATCGACCACGATCGCGCCCGCCCCATCGAGCATCACGCCCGCATCCTCGAGTCCGATTCCATGCGTATTCGCGGTACGCCCAGTCGCGAACATAATGAGACTTGCATCGACCGAGGCGCCTTGGGTGAGCGTGACGTGCACGCCTCCGCCGTCGCCCCGGTCGATTCGGCTGACGAGGGTTTCGAAGCGCAGGTCGATTCCGCGCTTGCGCATCTCTGCCGCCAGTGCGACGCGCAAATCGTCGTCGAATCTGCGCAGGAAGATCTCACCGCGATGGATCACCGTGACTCGCGCGCCCAATCCATGGAAGATTCCCGCAAACTCGAGGCCGATATAGCCACCGCCAACAATGACTATCCGCTCCGGCATCCGATCGAGATAGAATGCTTCGTTCGATGTGATTGCGAGTTCGGCGCCGGGAATTCGCGGGACCGTCGGCCATCCGCCGGTTGCCACAAGAATATATTTGGTGGCGACGCGTTCGCCGCCGATCGCGATAGTATGTGCGTCAACGATCCGCGCGCGGCTCCTGAGTATCTTCACGCCCGCGTTGATTAGCAGGTTCTCATAGACACCGTTGAGACGCGTAATTTCAACATTCTTGTTCGCGACTAGCTTGTTCCAGTCGAAGCGGCGCTCATCGATGGTCCAGCCGAAGCCGGCGGAATCCTCGAACGCCTCGCTGAACTCGGAGGCATACACGAGCAGTTTTTTCGGAATGCAGCCGACGTTAACGCAGGTCCCACCGAGGTAGCGCTCCTCGGCGACGGCGACGCGCGCGCCGAGACTTGCCGCGACGTGGCTCGCGCGTACACCGGCTGAACCAGCACCGATCACGAAGAGGTCGAGGTCGTACTTTTCGGCCATCGAAATACCGCCCG
This genomic window from Candidatus Binatus sp. contains:
- the gor gene encoding glutathione-disulfide reductase, yielding MAEKYDLDLFVIGAGSAGVRASHVAASLGARVAVAEERYLGGTCVNVGCIPKKLLVYASEFSEAFEDSAGFGWTIDERRFDWNKLVANKNVEITRLNGVYENLLINAGVKILRSRARIVDAHTIAIGGERVATKYILVATGGWPTVPRIPGAELAITSNEAFYLDRMPERIVIVGGGYIGLEFAGIFHGLGARVTVIHRGEIFLRRFDDDLRVALAAEMRKRGIDLRFETLVSRIDRGDGGGVHVTLTQGASVDASLIMFATGRTANTHGIGLEDAGVMLDGAGAIVVDRYSRTSAENIYAIGDVTNRKNLTPVAIAEGRAVAETLFGKHAMSVDYDNVPSAVFSQPTIGTVGLTEVEARQRFGEIDIYKSNFRPLKHTLSGRDERTFMKLIVDRKTDRVVGCHMMGTDAGEIIQGFAVALQCGATKAQFDATIGIHPTAAEEFVTMREKAPA